The Betta splendens chromosome 7, fBetSpl5.4, whole genome shotgun sequence genome includes a window with the following:
- the LOC114858628 gene encoding tumor necrosis factor receptor superfamily member 14-like isoform X1, with the protein MRFGRQQWSTASLLILMVKVISGHTLKCQPAEYQIRDECCPLCPAGSRVKTDCKVDRSTSCLPCLSGTYMDHPTGLKKCLICTNCDKGSGLKTKKPCTITSDTVCEPLEGFYCAKSSDNDCDVAKKHRSCEPGQYISKKGTASSDSECSDCSDGTFSDGSFTSCRPHTQCESDLQVLRQGTASADAECGEEDLKKKTIWIILSVVVFLALIVCTVFFVRWKRKRKR; encoded by the exons ATGAGATTCGGGAGACAACAGTGGTCAACTGCATCTCTGCTG ATATTGATGGTGAAAGTCATCAGTGGACACACACTCAAATGTCAACCGGCTGAGTATCAGATACGAGATGAATGCTGTCCACTATGTCCTGCTG GAAGTCGAGTTAAGACAGATTGTAAAGTGGATAGAAGTACATCCTGTCTGCCCTGTTTGTCTGGAACCTACATGGATCATCCCACTGGACTTAAAAAATGCTTAATTTGCACAAACTGTGATAAAG gttctggtctgaAAACGAAGAAGCCATGTACAATAACATCAGACACAGTTTGTGAACCACTGGAAGGATTTTACTGTGCGAAGTCTTCAGATAACGACTGTGATGTGGCGAAGaaacacagaagctgtgaaCCAGGACAATACATCAGTAAGAAAG GAACCGCATCCTCTGACTCTGAGTGCTCTGACTGCAGTGATGGAACCTTCTCAGATGGATCATTTACATCCTGTcgaccacacacaca GTGTGAATCAGACCTTCAGGTGTTAAGACAAGGAACAGCTTCAGCTGATGCTGAGTGTGGAGAAGAAGatttgaagaagaaaacaatTTGGATAATATTATCGGTTGTTGTATTTCTTGCCTTAATAGTATGTACAGTTTTCTTTGTTaggtggaagaggaagagaaaaaggtAA
- the LOC114858628 gene encoding tumor necrosis factor receptor superfamily member 14-like isoform X2, with protein sequence MRFGRQQWSTASLLILMVKVISGHTLKCQPAEYQIRDECCPLCPAGSRVKTDCKVDRSTSCLPCLSGTYMDHPTGLKKCLICTNCDKGSGLKTKKPCTITSDTVCEPLEGFYCAKSSDNDCDVAKKHRSCEPGQYISKKVMEPSQMDHLHPVDHTHSVNQTFRC encoded by the exons ATGAGATTCGGGAGACAACAGTGGTCAACTGCATCTCTGCTG ATATTGATGGTGAAAGTCATCAGTGGACACACACTCAAATGTCAACCGGCTGAGTATCAGATACGAGATGAATGCTGTCCACTATGTCCTGCTG GAAGTCGAGTTAAGACAGATTGTAAAGTGGATAGAAGTACATCCTGTCTGCCCTGTTTGTCTGGAACCTACATGGATCATCCCACTGGACTTAAAAAATGCTTAATTTGCACAAACTGTGATAAAG gttctggtctgaAAACGAAGAAGCCATGTACAATAACATCAGACACAGTTTGTGAACCACTGGAAGGATTTTACTGTGCGAAGTCTTCAGATAACGACTGTGATGTGGCGAAGaaacacagaagctgtgaaCCAGGACAATACATCAGTAAGAAAG TGATGGAACCTTCTCAGATGGATCATTTACATCCTGTcgaccacacacaca GTGTGAATCAGACCTTCAGGTGTTAA